In Oreochromis niloticus isolate F11D_XX linkage group LG18, O_niloticus_UMD_NMBU, whole genome shotgun sequence, one genomic interval encodes:
- the LOC109195553 gene encoding tripartite motif-containing protein 16-like, which yields MAQKGVQLDRETFSCSICLDLLKDPVATTCGHSYCRNCIKSFWDEEDRKGIHSCPQCRKTFTPRPVLEKNTMLAALVEQLKKTGLQAAPADHCYAGPEDVACDVCTGRKLKVIKSCLFCLASYCEKHLQPHYDAAPLKKHKLVAPSKKLQENICSRHDEVMKIFCRTDQQSICYLCTIDEHKGHETVPAAAERTEKQKELEVRRLNIQQRIQEREKDVKLLQQEVEAINGSADKAVEDSEKMFTELICLIQKRSSDVKQQVRSQQETEVSRVKELQEKLEQEIAELKRKDGELEQLSHTEDHNQFLHSYPSLSALSESTHSSSINIRPLSYFEDVTAAVSETRDKLQDILREEWTNISLTVTEEDVLLSPAEPKTRAGFLKYSCEITLDPNTAHRRLLLSEGNRKVTFINQQQSYSDHPHRFTGWFQVLSRESLTGRCYWEVEWRGGAVRVAVAYKNVRRTGTGNECLFGNNDRSWALLCDTNSYKFRHNKVQTVLSGPRSSRVGVYLDHRAGILSFYSVSETMTLLHRVQTTFTQPLYAGLGLSTTAELIKVK from the exons ATGGCACAGAAAGGAGTTCAGCTGGACCGAGAAACCTTCTCTTGTTCCatctgtttggatctactgaaggatccGGTGGCTACAacctgtggacacagctactgcaggaactgtattaaaagtttctgggatgaagaggacaggaagggaatccacagctgccctcagtgcaggaagactttcacaccgaggcctgtcctggagaaaaacaccatgttagcagctttagtggagcagctgaagaagactggactccaagctgctccagctgatcactgctatgctggacctgaagatgtggcctgtgatgtctgcactgggaGGAAGCTGAAAGTCATCAAGTCTTGTTTATTCTGTCTGGcctcttactgtgagaaacacctcCAACCTCACTATGATGCAGctccattaaagaaacacaagctggtggccccctccaagaagctccaggagaacatctgctctcgtcatgatgaggtgatgaagattttctgtcgtactgatcagcagagtatctgttatctctgcacaattgatgaacataaaggccatgaaacagtcccagctgcagcagaaaggactgagaagcagaaggagcTCGAGGTGAGACGactaaacatccagcagagaatccaggagcgagagaaagatgtgaagctgcttcaacaggaggtggaggccatcaatggctctgctgataaagcagtggaggacagtgagaagatgttcactgagctgatctgtctcatccagaaaagaagctctgatgtgaagcagcaggtcagatcccagcaggaaactgaagtgagtcgagtcaaagagcttcaggagaagctggagcaggagatcgctgagctgaagaggaaagacggcgagctggagcagctctcacacacagaggatcacaaccagtttctacacagctacccctcactgtcagcactcagtgagtctacacactcatccagcatcaatattcgtcctctgagctactttgaggatgtgacagcagctgtgtcagagaccagagataaactacaggacattctgagagaggaatggacaaacatctcactgacagtcactgaagaggatgttttactgtcaccagcagagccaaagaccagagctggattcttaaaatattcatgtgaaatcacactggatccaaacacagcacacagacGTCTGTTATTATCTGAGGGGAACAGAAAAGTAACATTTATCAACCAACAACAATCTTATTCTGATCATCCACACAGATTCACTGGATGGTTTCAGgtcctgagtagagagagtctaactggacgttgttactgggaggtggagtggagaggtGGAGCAGTTCGTGTAGCAGTTGCATACAAGAATGTCAGGAGAACAGGGACGGGCAATGAATGTTTATTTGGAAACAATGACAGATCTTGGGCATTACTTTGTGACACAAACAGTTACAAATTTCGACACAACAAAGTCCAAACTGTCCTCTCAGGTCCTCGgtcctccagagtaggagtgtacctggatcacagagcaggtattctgtctttctacagcgtctctgaaaccatgactctcctccacagagtccagaccacattcactcagccgctctatgctggacttGGTCTTAGTA CCACTGCAGAGTTGATTAAAGTCAAATAG